A window of Rhodoligotrophos appendicifer genomic DNA:
CATATCAAGGAGGTCGGCTTCGAACTCTACCAGCAGATGCTGGAGGAGGCGGTCGTCTCCCTCAGGTCCGGAGACTTGGAGGTCGAGACCGAGGATCGCTGGTCGCCGCAGATCAACATCGGCACCGCCGTTCTCATTCCGGAGAACTACGTCGCCGATCTCGACTTGCGCATGGGTCTCTACCGCCGCCTCGCCGACATCGAGGTCGAGCAGGAAGTCCAGGGTTTCGGTGCCGAGATGCGCGACCGCTTCGGCCCTCTGCCCATCGAGGTCGAGCACCTCCTGCAGGTGGTATCGATCAAATTGCTGTGTCGTGCGGCCAATGTGGCTGCCGTCGATGCGGGTCCGAAAGGCGTCGTCGTGACCTTCCGCAACGCCAGCTTCGCCAATCCCATTGGCCTGGTCGCCTATATCAACGAGCAGGGTCAGCATGCGAAATTGCGGCCCGATCAGAAGCTCGTCTTCAAGCGCGACATGGATCAGCCGGAGGAGCGTCTGAAAGGCGTGCGTACGATCCTCAAGCGGCTCGTCCGGATCGTGGAGGAAGCAAAGCCTGTGGCGGCCTAGCGCCTCTTGCCGAAAGCCGCAGTCCCGCTCATTGTCGCTTCGCCGGCAGGTCCCATCTAAGAGAGGGCCGACAATGGGAGGTGGGTGAGCTGTTTCATGGGTAAGGTGCAAACGCCGGCAACGAGGTCGAAGGCTCCAACGGCGCCCTCGACGGATCGCGATGTGGGAGCTTTCTTGGCCGATGTGAAGGCTCGGCCATTGCGCACGGGCGAGGGCAGGGGGCGTCTGGTCTTTGCCATGGACGCGACCATGAGCCGGCAACCCACATGGGACAAAGCCCTGGAGATCCAGGCAAGGATGTTCGACGAGACCGCCAAGATCGGCGGCCTCGATGTGCAGCTGGTCTATTTTCGCGGTCTGGACGAGTGCATGGCCAGCCGCTGGGTCTCCGATCCCGCCAGCCTCGGCCGCCTCATGACGCGCATCCGCTGCCAGGGTGGCCACACGCAGATCCGCAAGGTTCTCAGCCATTTGAAGATGGAGGCCCAGGCCGGAAAGGTGCATGCCGCCGTCTATGTCGGTGATTGTCTTGAAGAGGACATCGACGCCCTCTGCGTCCAGGCGGGAGAGCTCGCTTTGTTGGGTCTTCCTCTTTTCATGTTTCAGGAGGGGGGAGAGCCGAATGCCGAGCGCGGCTACCGGGAGATTGCGCGCCTGACGCGGGGTGCCTATTGCCGCTTCGACGTCAATGCCGCCGATCAGCTCCGCGACCTGCTCTCCGCTGTCGCGGTCTATGCGGCGGGCGGCAGGACGGCCTTGGCGAATTACGGGCGTGGAGGGCGCGGCAACGCCACGCGTCTGCTCGAGCAGCTGCGGTAGGCGTCGCGACATGCAAGTGCTCTTCATTATCGGCCTGGTCCTGCTCTGCGGCTATTTCCTGTCGCGGAACTACGTCAAGGCAGATCCGAAGCGCCTGGCCAAGCTGGTTCGAGGCGGCGCCGGCGCAGTCATCGCCCTTTTTGGTACGATCCTCTCTCTGCGCGGCGGCATTGCTTTTGGCGCACCCTTGATCGCCTTCGGCCTGGGGATGCTCGGGCGCGAGATGAATCTCGTATCCAAGGGTCCCGGTGGCTTCTCGCGGGCCGGGACGCGGGCCCCTGGCCAGCGTTCGACTGTCCGCACCAGCCGTCTCGCCATGGAACTCGACCATGATACCGGGGCCATGGACGGCAAAGTGCTGGGTGGACGCTTCGCCGACCGCCAATTGTCGGCCTTGACCTTGTCTGATCTTCAGCAGCTCTTGACCGAGTGCGCCGCGATCCCGGATCAGAGTCGTGTGCTTTTGGAGGCCTATCTCGACCGCATGCGCGATGGCTGGCGCGAGGCCACGGGCCGTGGCCCCGCCTCTCCGCCGTCGAGTTCGGCCATGTCGCGCGAGGAGGCCTTCCGCATCCTGGAGCTGGAGACCGGTGCCTCCGAGAGGGACGTGAAGAATGCGCATCGGCGCCTGATGAAGAAGTTCCACCCCGATGCCGGCGGCTCCGTGGCCTTTGCCGCCATGATCAATCAGGCCAAGGATGTGCTTCTCGGAAAGCGCTGAGCCTCAGCCCTGGGGCGACAGAGCCAAGCAGTCGATGGACTTCCGCGACAGAGCTTTGCAGGTGGCTTTTGCGCTCTCCTGGGAGAAGCCGGAAAACCGAGCCCGATAGACTTTCTTTTCGCCGTCTGAGGCCTGGGTGAAACCGGATTTTCCGGCAATGGCTTTGACGCCGGTTGCTTTCACTTTGTCGATCTGCTTCTCGGCGCTGCTCTCGGAGGGGAAGGCGCCGACTTGAATGTGCCAGCTGCCATCGGCCGCCCGCGTCGGAGCTTGGGTCTCGGGCGCAGCGATGCTCTGAGTGGTCGTGGGCGAGGCGCTGGCGCTCTCAGCGAGAGCGGCGATCGTCAGCGGCGCAGTCGCATCGCTGGTGACGGCGGGGGTAGATGTCGCGGCGACCTGGACGGGCCGCTCATCATCCCGGGAGTCGATGATCGGCGCCGCAGC
This region includes:
- a CDS encoding VWA domain-containing protein, with product MGKVQTPATRSKAPTAPSTDRDVGAFLADVKARPLRTGEGRGRLVFAMDATMSRQPTWDKALEIQARMFDETAKIGGLDVQLVYFRGLDECMASRWVSDPASLGRLMTRIRCQGGHTQIRKVLSHLKMEAQAGKVHAAVYVGDCLEEDIDALCVQAGELALLGLPLFMFQEGGEPNAERGYREIARLTRGAYCRFDVNAADQLRDLLSAVAVYAAGGRTALANYGRGGRGNATRLLEQLR
- a CDS encoding DnaJ domain-containing protein — protein: MQVLFIIGLVLLCGYFLSRNYVKADPKRLAKLVRGGAGAVIALFGTILSLRGGIAFGAPLIAFGLGMLGREMNLVSKGPGGFSRAGTRAPGQRSTVRTSRLAMELDHDTGAMDGKVLGGRFADRQLSALTLSDLQQLLTECAAIPDQSRVLLEAYLDRMRDGWREATGRGPASPPSSSAMSREEAFRILELETGASERDVKNAHRRLMKKFHPDAGGSVAFAAMINQAKDVLLGKR